A section of the Streptomyces sp. NBC_01591 genome encodes:
- a CDS encoding branched-chain amino acid ABC transporter permease has protein sequence MNELPQQLANGLILGAMYGLIAIGYTMVYGIIQLINFAHGEIFMIGGFGALTVYLWMPAGVSLLAIIPLMIIGGVICSVAVSAAAERFAYRPLRTAPRLAPLITAIGLSLALQQAIWKWYPDAKKDRSFPQFKGEAIDIFGAHIQRGDLFVLITAPICMLALGLFVSKTRSGRGMQATSQDPDTAKLMGINTDRIIVMAFAIGAAFAAVAAVAYGLKNGQIGFKMGFIMGLKAFTAAVLGGIGNIYGAMLGGVVLGIAESLATGYMSNVPGMDLFGGGAWKDVWAFVLLIIVLLLRPQGLLGERVADRA, from the coding sequence GTGAACGAACTGCCGCAACAGCTGGCCAATGGACTCATCCTCGGCGCGATGTACGGACTCATCGCGATCGGCTACACGATGGTCTACGGAATCATCCAGCTCATCAACTTCGCCCACGGCGAGATCTTCATGATCGGAGGCTTCGGAGCTCTCACCGTGTACCTCTGGATGCCGGCCGGTGTCTCCCTCCTCGCGATCATCCCCCTCATGATCATCGGCGGCGTCATATGCTCCGTCGCCGTCAGCGCAGCCGCCGAACGCTTCGCCTACCGGCCCCTGCGCACCGCCCCACGACTGGCCCCACTCATCACCGCGATCGGACTCTCCCTCGCACTCCAGCAGGCCATCTGGAAGTGGTACCCCGACGCCAAGAAGGACCGCTCCTTCCCCCAGTTCAAGGGCGAAGCGATCGACATCTTCGGCGCCCACATCCAACGCGGTGACCTCTTCGTCCTCATCACGGCCCCCATCTGCATGCTCGCCCTCGGACTCTTCGTCTCCAAGACCCGATCCGGCCGCGGCATGCAAGCCACCAGCCAGGACCCCGACACCGCCAAGCTCATGGGCATCAACACCGACCGCATCATCGTCATGGCCTTCGCCATCGGTGCCGCGTTCGCCGCCGTCGCCGCCGTCGCCTACGGGCTCAAGAACGGCCAGATCGGCTTCAAAATGGGCTTCATCATGGGCCTCAAAGCCTTCACCGCAGCCGTACTCGGCGGCATCGGCAACATCTACGGCGCCATGCTCGGCGGCGTCGTACTCGGCATCGCCGAATCCCTCGCCACCGGCTACATGAGCAACGTCCCCGGCATGGACCTCTTCGGCGGCGGCGCCTGGAAGGACGTATGGGCCTTCGTCCTCCTCATCATCGTCCTGCTGCTCCGCCCCCAGGGCCTGCTCGGCGAACGCGTCGCGGATCGGGCGTGA